The proteins below come from a single Zhouia spongiae genomic window:
- the sucD gene encoding succinate--CoA ligase subunit alpha — MSVLVNKDSKIIVQGFTGSEGTFHAEQMIEYGANVVGGVTPGKGGQEHLGKPVFNTVSEAVEKVGADTTIIFVPPAFAADAIMEAADAGIKVIITITEGIPVADMVKAYDYVNDKDCRLIGPNCPGVITPGEAKVGIMPGFVFKKGNVGIVSKSGTLTYEAADQVVKQGLGITTAIGIGGDPIIGTTTKEAVELLMNDEETECIVMIGEIGGQLEADAARWVKENGNKKPVIGFIAGETAPKGRTMGHAGAIVGGADDTAEAKKRIMSECGIHVVDSPAEIGKKVAEVLG, encoded by the coding sequence ATGAGTGTTTTAGTAAATAAAGATTCAAAAATAATTGTACAAGGATTTACAGGTAGTGAAGGGACTTTTCACGCCGAACAAATGATCGAATATGGAGCCAACGTGGTTGGGGGGGTTACCCCCGGCAAAGGAGGTCAGGAACATCTGGGAAAACCTGTTTTCAATACAGTTTCTGAAGCCGTTGAGAAAGTTGGTGCAGATACGACTATCATTTTTGTACCGCCTGCTTTTGCTGCGGATGCTATTATGGAAGCTGCAGACGCAGGTATTAAAGTAATCATTACGATTACTGAAGGTATTCCTGTGGCAGATATGGTGAAGGCATATGATTATGTAAATGATAAAGATTGTCGTTTAATCGGTCCTAACTGTCCGGGTGTAATCACTCCTGGGGAGGCAAAAGTGGGAATCATGCCTGGTTTTGTGTTCAAAAAAGGAAACGTCGGAATCGTATCTAAATCAGGTACTTTAACCTATGAAGCTGCCGACCAGGTTGTTAAACAAGGGCTCGGAATTACTACAGCTATCGGAATCGGTGGTGATCCGATTATAGGTACGACTACAAAAGAAGCTGTTGAGTTGTTAATGAATGACGAGGAAACAGAGTGTATCGTAATGATCGGAGAAATTGGTGGTCAATTAGAGGCTGATGCTGCTCGCTGGGTGAAAGAAAATGGGAATAAAAAGCCTGTTATTGGTTTTATCGCAGGTGAAACTGCCCCGAAAGGACGTACGATGGGACATGCCGGTGCTATTGTTGGAGGAGCTGATGATACGGCGGAAGCAAAAAAGAGGATTATGAGTGAATGTGGCATCCACGTTGTAGATTCTCCTGCTGAAATCGGAAAAAAAGTAGCTGAAGTACTAGGCTAG
- a CDS encoding UDP-3-O-(3-hydroxymyristoyl)glucosamine N-acyltransferase: protein MKFPQIHTLKQIATIINAEYVGADDFPVSGMNEIHVVEPGDIVFVDHPKYYDKALNSAATIVLINKEVECPEGKALLVSDDPFRDFNKLTEYFKPFQAASGLVAPSAKIGKGTVVQPGAFIGNNVVIGEHCLIHANVSIYDNTVIGNNVTIHAGSVLGGDAFYYKNRPSGFDKLLSGGRVVIEDHVDLGALCTIDKGVTGDTTIKTGTKIDNQVHVGHDTVIGKKCLIASQTGIAGCVVIEDEVTIWGQVGMTSGITIGEKAVILAQSGISKSLAGHATYFGYPAEEARKKYKELASIRQIPSIIEKIG from the coding sequence ATGAAGTTTCCTCAGATACATACGCTAAAACAAATAGCCACCATTATCAATGCTGAATATGTCGGTGCTGATGATTTTCCTGTTTCAGGAATGAATGAAATCCACGTGGTAGAGCCTGGTGATATTGTATTTGTGGATCATCCGAAATACTATGACAAGGCGTTAAATTCCGCTGCGACCATTGTATTGATCAATAAAGAAGTTGAATGCCCTGAGGGAAAAGCGCTTCTGGTCTCTGATGATCCTTTTCGTGATTTCAACAAGCTGACCGAATATTTTAAACCTTTTCAGGCGGCAAGCGGGCTTGTTGCCCCATCAGCTAAAATAGGGAAGGGTACGGTTGTACAGCCCGGTGCTTTTATCGGAAATAATGTTGTGATCGGCGAACACTGCCTGATTCATGCCAATGTAAGTATTTACGATAATACAGTGATCGGAAACAATGTGACGATTCATGCAGGTTCTGTTCTGGGAGGCGATGCTTTTTATTACAAGAACAGGCCAAGCGGCTTTGATAAATTGCTTTCAGGAGGCAGGGTAGTCATAGAAGACCATGTTGATCTTGGAGCCCTGTGTACCATCGATAAAGGAGTTACGGGAGATACCACGATTAAAACAGGTACCAAGATAGATAATCAGGTTCATGTAGGTCATGATACCGTAATAGGAAAAAAATGCTTGATCGCGTCCCAGACAGGAATAGCCGGATGTGTAGTTATTGAAGATGAAGTTACCATTTGGGGACAAGTGGGAATGACAAGTGGAATAACTATTGGAGAAAAGGCTGTTATACTGGCGCAGTCGGGCATCAGTAAATCGTTGGCGGGGCATGCAACCTATTTTGGGTATCCGGCTGAAGAAGCACGAAAGAAGTATAAGGAGCTGGCATCGATACGACAGATTCCGTCTATTATTGAAAAAATAGGATAA
- the efp gene encoding elongation factor P, giving the protein MASTSDIKKGLCIRYNHDIFKIIEFLHVKPGKGPAFVRTKLKSVTTGKVIDNTFSAGHKIEDVRVETHSFQFLYPEGETFHFMNTEDFNQITLQKGTLDAPELLKEGEVVSVLINSEDGMPLSVEMPTHVILEVTHTEPGVKGNTATNATKPATVETGATVNVPLFINEGDKIKIETDKGAYVERVKE; this is encoded by the coding sequence ATGGCAAGTACTTCAGATATCAAAAAAGGGTTGTGTATTCGTTACAATCACGACATATTCAAAATCATAGAGTTTTTACACGTAAAACCAGGAAAAGGACCGGCGTTTGTAAGAACAAAACTTAAAAGTGTAACCACCGGAAAAGTGATCGATAATACATTTTCGGCAGGTCACAAGATTGAAGATGTCCGGGTAGAGACCCATAGTTTCCAGTTCCTGTATCCGGAAGGAGAGACATTTCACTTTATGAACACAGAAGATTTTAATCAAATTACACTTCAAAAAGGAACTTTGGACGCTCCGGAACTTCTAAAAGAAGGAGAAGTAGTTTCTGTTTTGATCAATTCGGAAGACGGAATGCCACTTTCTGTTGAAATGCCAACGCATGTAATTCTGGAAGTAACACATACAGAACCGGGAGTAAAAGGCAATACGGCAACCAATGCTACAAAGCCTGCAACGGTTGAAACCGGTGCCACGGTTAATGTTCCTTTATTTATTAATGAAGGCGATAAGATTAAAATAGAGACAGATAAAGGCGCTTATGTAGAGCGTGTTAAGGAATAG
- the lpxA gene encoding acyl-ACP--UDP-N-acetylglucosamine O-acyltransferase → MNQPLAYVHPGAKIAKNVVIEPFTTIHNNVVIGEGTWIGSNVTIMEGARIGKNCNIFPGAVISAPPQDLKYDGEDTIAEIGDNVTIRECVTINKGTSDRMKTVIGNNCLIMAYCHVAHDCIVGDNCIFSNNSTLAGHITIGDNVVLAGMTAVHQFCSIGNHAFVTGGSLVRKDVPPYVKAAREPLSYVGINSVGLRRRGFSTEKIREVQDIYRILYQRNYNNTQAVEIIEAEMEATPERDEILQFIKDSQRGIMKGYFSANG, encoded by the coding sequence ATGAATCAACCACTAGCATATGTACATCCGGGTGCCAAGATAGCTAAGAATGTAGTTATTGAACCCTTTACAACCATACATAATAATGTTGTTATAGGAGAGGGAACATGGATAGGGAGCAATGTAACCATAATGGAAGGGGCAAGAATAGGGAAGAACTGTAATATTTTCCCCGGAGCAGTTATATCAGCTCCTCCCCAGGATTTAAAATACGATGGCGAAGATACCATTGCAGAGATAGGAGACAATGTAACCATACGGGAATGTGTAACGATCAATAAAGGGACAAGTGACAGGATGAAAACCGTTATAGGGAATAATTGCCTGATAATGGCTTATTGTCATGTAGCCCACGATTGTATAGTAGGGGATAACTGTATATTCTCCAATAACAGTACGCTGGCAGGACATATTACTATCGGGGATAATGTTGTTCTGGCAGGAATGACGGCCGTTCATCAGTTTTGTTCTATAGGGAATCATGCCTTTGTTACGGGAGGTTCTCTGGTGAGAAAAGATGTGCCGCCATATGTGAAGGCTGCAAGAGAACCATTGTCTTATGTAGGTATTAATTCAGTAGGGTTACGCAGACGCGGATTCTCTACCGAAAAGATCAGGGAAGTTCAGGATATCTACAGAATATTGTATCAAAGAAATTATAATAATACCCAAGCGGTGGAAATTATTGAGGCTGAAATGGAAGCTACCCCTGAAAGGGACGAAATACTTCAGTTTATCAAAGATTCTCAACGAGGTATCATGAAAGGATATTTCAGCGCGAACGGTTAA
- a CDS encoding bifunctional UDP-3-O-[3-hydroxymyristoyl] N-acetylglucosamine deacetylase/3-hydroxyacyl-ACP dehydratase gives MTNTITEKQRTIAKEVSLKGVGLHTGKEVTMTFKPAAEGFGYAFKRVDLEGQPVIEADANFVVNTQRGTNLEKNGVKIQTSEHVLAALVGLDIDNVLIELDASEPPIMDGSSKYFIEALEDAGIVIQEAEREEYVVTDVISYTDEESGSEITIIPADEYQVTTMVDFGTKVLGTQNATLKKMADFKEEIANARTFSFLHEIETLLEHGLIKGGDLNNAIVYVDKELSVQTMEKLKVAFDKDSIAVKPNGILDNLTLHYPNEAARHKLLDVIGDLALVGTRIRGKVIANKPGHFVNTQFAKKLSKIIKIEKRNKVPKFDLNQPPLMDVTEIMKKLPHRPPFLLVDKILELSESHVVGLKNVTMNEPFFEGHFPGAPVMPGVLQVEAMAQTGGILVLSTVPDPENYLTYFMKMDNVKFKQQVSPGDTLIFKCELISPIRRGICHMQAYAYANGKLATEAELMAQIVKVKN, from the coding sequence ATGACTAATACCATTACAGAAAAGCAACGTACAATTGCAAAAGAAGTTTCTCTAAAAGGGGTCGGGCTCCATACCGGTAAAGAAGTAACAATGACTTTCAAGCCCGCAGCAGAAGGCTTTGGTTATGCCTTTAAACGTGTTGATCTTGAAGGCCAGCCCGTTATTGAAGCAGATGCCAATTTTGTAGTCAATACACAGAGAGGTACCAACCTTGAAAAAAATGGAGTGAAGATTCAAACTTCCGAGCACGTTTTGGCGGCATTGGTCGGACTTGATATTGATAATGTTTTAATAGAATTAGATGCTTCTGAACCGCCAATTATGGACGGGTCATCTAAATATTTTATAGAAGCTTTAGAAGATGCCGGAATTGTAATACAAGAAGCAGAACGTGAAGAGTATGTAGTTACGGATGTGATCTCATATACTGATGAAGAAAGCGGTAGTGAAATTACGATAATTCCAGCTGATGAATATCAGGTAACCACTATGGTAGATTTTGGCACAAAAGTTTTGGGGACTCAAAATGCAACCCTTAAGAAAATGGCCGATTTTAAGGAAGAGATTGCAAACGCCAGGACTTTTAGCTTCTTGCATGAAATTGAGACGTTGTTAGAACATGGACTCATAAAAGGGGGTGATCTAAACAATGCAATTGTGTATGTGGATAAAGAATTGTCTGTACAAACCATGGAGAAACTTAAGGTAGCATTTGATAAAGATTCGATAGCTGTCAAGCCTAATGGTATTTTAGATAACCTGACCTTACATTATCCGAATGAAGCAGCAAGACATAAACTACTTGATGTTATAGGTGATCTGGCGTTAGTCGGTACAAGGATAAGGGGGAAAGTTATAGCCAATAAACCCGGACATTTTGTAAATACCCAGTTTGCAAAAAAACTGTCTAAGATTATTAAAATAGAAAAACGAAATAAAGTGCCTAAGTTCGATCTTAATCAGCCACCATTGATGGATGTTACCGAGATTATGAAGAAGCTTCCGCACAGACCTCCCTTTTTACTGGTGGATAAAATATTAGAATTATCCGAGAGTCATGTGGTTGGATTGAAGAACGTTACGATGAACGAACCTTTCTTCGAAGGCCACTTTCCCGGAGCTCCGGTTATGCCTGGAGTACTTCAGGTAGAGGCTATGGCGCAGACAGGAGGTATTTTAGTGTTAAGTACCGTGCCGGATCCCGAAAATTACCTCACGTATTTTATGAAAATGGATAATGTGAAGTTTAAACAGCAAGTTTCTCCGGGTGACACATTGATATTCAAGTGCGAGCTTATATCACCTATCAGAAGAGGTATTTGTCATATGCAGGCATATGCTTATGCTAATGGTAAATTAGCTACTGAAGCTGAACTAATGGCCCAAATTGTAAAAGTAAAAAACTAA
- the lpxD gene encoding UDP-3-O-(3-hydroxymyristoyl)glucosamine N-acyltransferase: MKFTAAQIANILEGDVVGDPNVEVSKLSKIEEGTEGSLTFLANPKYKPFIYTTKASVTIVNKDFELDASLSTTLIKVVDAYKAFSKLLEYYNQVKHNKQGVEQPVFISESASYGQDVYIGAFTYVGENVKIGNNVKVYPNAYIGDNASIGDHTIVFAGAKIYSESVIGSNCVIHSGSVIGADGFGFAPDEKGEFQKVPQTGNVILEDFVDVGAGTTIDRATLGSTVIRRGVKLDNQIQIAHNVEIGENTVIAAQTGIAGSTKIGKNCMIGGQVGIVGHIVIGDRVRIQAQSGIGRNVKDDEVLQGSPAMGYSDYNKSYVHFRNLPKIVDKIDQLEKKHTFND; encoded by the coding sequence ATGAAATTTACAGCAGCACAAATAGCCAATATTTTAGAAGGAGATGTGGTAGGGGATCCTAATGTTGAAGTCTCAAAGCTTTCTAAAATAGAAGAAGGTACAGAAGGTTCATTAACCTTTTTGGCCAATCCGAAGTATAAACCTTTTATATATACGACCAAAGCATCCGTTACGATTGTTAACAAGGATTTTGAATTGGATGCTTCCCTGTCAACGACTTTGATCAAGGTCGTTGATGCGTATAAGGCGTTTTCTAAGCTTCTTGAATATTATAACCAGGTGAAACATAACAAACAAGGTGTTGAGCAACCGGTTTTTATATCCGAATCAGCATCCTATGGTCAGGATGTCTATATCGGTGCTTTTACATATGTAGGGGAGAATGTTAAAATAGGAAACAACGTAAAAGTATATCCCAATGCTTATATCGGAGATAATGCATCTATCGGCGATCACACTATTGTTTTTGCTGGGGCCAAGATTTATTCCGAATCAGTTATAGGTAGTAATTGTGTAATTCACAGTGGTTCTGTAATAGGAGCTGACGGCTTTGGTTTTGCCCCCGATGAGAAAGGAGAATTTCAAAAAGTCCCTCAGACCGGGAATGTTATTTTAGAAGATTTTGTAGATGTTGGGGCGGGAACTACAATAGACAGGGCTACTCTGGGTTCGACGGTTATCAGGAGAGGCGTAAAGCTCGACAATCAAATACAAATAGCTCATAATGTTGAAATAGGAGAGAATACGGTTATAGCAGCCCAAACGGGTATTGCCGGATCTACAAAAATTGGAAAGAACTGTATGATAGGCGGTCAGGTAGGAATTGTCGGCCATATCGTAATTGGTGACAGGGTCAGAATACAGGCCCAGTCCGGTATCGGAAGGAATGTTAAAGATGATGAAGTTCTACAAGGTTCTCCAGCCATGGGATATTCCGATTATAATAAGTCTTATGTTCATTTTAGAAATCTTCCTAAGATAGTTGATAAAATAGACCAACTTGAAAAAAAACATACATTCAATGACTAA
- a CDS encoding HD domain-containing protein, which yields MKTTNKLKIFNDPIYGFITIPNTQIYDLIEHKYFQRLRRISQMGMSYLVYPGAHHTRFHHALGCMHLMKKAVEALRFKQVEISDEEEMGLLTAILLHDIGHGPFSHAMEHSIVNGVSHERISLLFMEALNKEFDGTLFLAIQIFKGQYHRKFMNQLVSGQLDLDRTDYLKRDSFYTGVAEGNINSERIISMFNVIDDELVIEEKGIYSVEKFLVARRLMYWQAYLHKTSLAAEQILIRILKRAKELVEKGVKLQASSALSYFLQNEIDLKGFDNKVLQTFARLDDYDIISAMKEWQFCDDYVLSNLCQMILDRDLLKIKLKKKPISLKKVEKLKEAFMNSEGIDEDEAAYFIFTGAIENQAYNLDRQNINILSKSGKIIDVAKASDQLNLKALSKPVTKYYLCFPKS from the coding sequence TTGAAAACTACCAATAAACTGAAAATCTTTAACGATCCAATATATGGTTTTATTACCATTCCCAATACACAAATTTACGATTTAATAGAACATAAATACTTTCAGCGACTAAGGAGGATTTCCCAGATGGGGATGTCTTATTTGGTATATCCCGGTGCTCATCACACCAGGTTTCACCATGCACTCGGATGTATGCACCTAATGAAAAAGGCGGTCGAGGCATTGCGATTCAAGCAGGTAGAGATATCGGATGAGGAAGAGATGGGGTTGTTAACAGCCATTTTATTACACGATATCGGGCACGGGCCGTTTTCTCACGCAATGGAGCATAGTATTGTAAACGGGGTTAGCCATGAACGGATTTCATTGCTGTTTATGGAAGCTTTAAATAAAGAGTTTGACGGAACCCTTTTTCTGGCGATACAGATTTTTAAAGGGCAGTATCACCGAAAGTTTATGAACCAATTGGTATCCGGACAGCTGGATTTGGACCGGACAGATTATTTAAAGCGCGATAGTTTTTATACCGGAGTTGCAGAGGGAAATATTAATTCCGAGCGGATCATATCGATGTTTAATGTGATCGATGATGAGTTGGTAATCGAAGAAAAGGGGATCTATTCCGTAGAGAAATTCTTAGTAGCCAGGCGACTGATGTATTGGCAGGCTTACTTACATAAAACAAGTCTGGCCGCCGAACAGATACTTATCCGGATTTTAAAGCGGGCTAAAGAATTGGTAGAAAAGGGAGTGAAATTACAGGCCAGTTCTGCGTTGTCGTATTTTCTTCAGAATGAAATAGATCTTAAGGGGTTTGATAATAAGGTTTTACAAACTTTTGCACGATTGGATGATTACGATATCATATCTGCCATGAAAGAATGGCAGTTCTGTGATGATTATGTGTTGTCTAATTTATGTCAGATGATTTTAGACAGGGATTTGTTGAAGATCAAACTGAAAAAGAAGCCCATATCCTTAAAGAAGGTTGAAAAACTAAAAGAAGCTTTTATGAACTCAGAAGGCATAGATGAAGATGAAGCTGCGTATTTTATTTTTACAGGCGCTATAGAAAATCAGGCTTATAATCTTGATCGACAAAATATCAACATTCTTTCTAAGTCGGGGAAAATCATAGATGTAGCCAAGGCTTCGGACCAGTTAAACCTCAAAGCACTCTCAAAACCGGTCACTAAATATTATCTGTGCTTCCCCAAGTCATAA
- a CDS encoding response regulator codes for MSDIKILWVDDEIELLKPHILFLEQRNYIIDTRKSGLEAVDSIDSNDYDIVFLDENMPGLSGLETLSEIKSKKPDLPVVMITKSEEENIMEDAIGAKIADYLIKPVNPNQILLSLKKNLDHSRLISEKTTSNYQQEFGKISMELSMVNSYHEWAELYQKLIYWELELEDIEDVGLIEILESQKTEANSQFGKFVQKNYQDWFDDADGPVMSHTLFKDKIIPELKDNTPTLLVVIDNLRYDQWRAIEPHVTPYYKKVKESPYYSILPTATQYARNSIFSGLMPAEMEKLYPKLWKNDTDEGGKNLHEADFLSEQIRRLGISLKWEYHKISSLKAGRQLAQNFKSQKDNDLTVIVYNFVDMLSHAKTEMEVVKELASNDKAYRSLTQSWFKNSPLLEIIQQSQQLGFRLIITTDHGTINVKNPSKVVGDRETSLNLRYKTGRSLTYEEKDVLGFKNPKEIHLPAINMSSSFIFAKNDLFFAYPNNYNHYVSYYKNTYQHGGVSLEEMIIPVAVLEPK; via the coding sequence ATGAGCGACATAAAAATATTATGGGTTGATGATGAAATTGAGCTATTGAAACCTCACATCCTCTTCCTTGAGCAAAGAAATTATATTATCGATACAAGAAAAAGCGGTTTAGAGGCTGTAGACAGTATCGATTCCAATGATTACGACATTGTTTTCCTGGACGAAAACATGCCGGGGCTAAGCGGACTGGAAACCCTCTCTGAAATCAAAAGTAAAAAACCCGACCTCCCGGTCGTCATGATCACCAAAAGCGAAGAAGAAAATATCATGGAGGATGCGATCGGAGCTAAAATAGCTGATTACCTGATCAAACCGGTCAACCCCAATCAGATACTGCTGTCTTTAAAAAAGAATTTAGATCATTCCAGGCTGATATCAGAGAAGACTACTTCTAATTACCAACAGGAATTTGGCAAAATATCCATGGAACTTTCTATGGTAAACAGCTACCACGAATGGGCCGAACTCTATCAAAAACTTATATACTGGGAATTAGAACTTGAAGACATTGAGGATGTTGGACTCATAGAGATTCTTGAATCTCAAAAAACGGAAGCGAACTCACAATTCGGAAAGTTTGTACAAAAAAATTATCAGGATTGGTTTGACGATGCTGATGGTCCGGTAATGTCACATACACTGTTCAAAGACAAGATAATCCCGGAATTGAAAGACAATACCCCTACGCTTCTTGTTGTGATCGATAATTTAAGGTACGATCAATGGAGGGCTATCGAACCCCATGTAACCCCTTACTATAAAAAAGTTAAAGAATCTCCTTATTACAGCATATTACCCACAGCAACCCAATATGCCCGAAATTCAATTTTTTCCGGTTTAATGCCCGCCGAAATGGAAAAGCTATATCCTAAACTATGGAAAAACGATACGGACGAAGGAGGTAAAAATTTGCATGAGGCCGATTTTTTAAGTGAACAAATCAGGAGACTCGGTATTTCCTTAAAATGGGAATATCATAAAATCTCTTCACTTAAAGCCGGTCGGCAGCTGGCACAAAACTTTAAATCTCAAAAAGACAACGATTTAACAGTTATTGTTTACAACTTCGTAGACATGCTTTCACATGCTAAAACTGAAATGGAGGTGGTAAAAGAACTCGCCTCAAATGATAAGGCATACAGATCTTTAACCCAAAGCTGGTTTAAAAATTCTCCGTTGCTGGAAATCATACAGCAATCTCAACAGCTCGGTTTCCGGTTGATCATAACTACAGACCATGGCACTATAAATGTAAAGAACCCTTCTAAAGTGGTTGGCGACCGTGAAACCAGTTTGAATTTGAGGTATAAAACAGGCAGGAGCCTGACCTATGAAGAAAAAGACGTCCTTGGGTTTAAAAATCCAAAAGAGATACATCTCCCGGCCATAAACATGAGCAGTTCATTTATCTTTGCCAAAAACGACTTGTTTTTTGCTTATCCTAACAATTATAACCATTACGTTAGTTATTACAAGAACACATATCAGCATGGAGGAGTATCATTAGAAGAAATGATCATTCCTGTTGCAGTACTGGAACCTAAATAA
- the tsaE gene encoding tRNA (adenosine(37)-N6)-threonylcarbamoyltransferase complex ATPase subunit type 1 TsaE, with translation MNYTLVDISSIARHILNNAKSNVLLFYGEMGVGKTTLIKEIVKELGVKDITSSPTFSIVNEYEGNNGKIYHFDFYRLESEDEAYDIGLEDYLYTDNLCLIEWPEKIKNLLPEDATNIILTKVLDDKRTIIIK, from the coding sequence ATGAATTACACGTTAGTAGATATCAGTAGCATTGCCCGGCATATACTGAACAATGCCAAGAGCAACGTTCTTTTATTTTACGGAGAAATGGGGGTAGGTAAAACCACACTCATAAAAGAGATTGTAAAAGAATTAGGCGTGAAAGACATAACATCCAGTCCTACGTTCTCTATAGTAAATGAATACGAGGGAAATAATGGTAAAATATACCATTTTGATTTTTACCGTTTGGAAAGTGAAGATGAAGCTTACGATATCGGATTGGAAGATTATTTGTATACAGACAATTTATGCCTTATAGAATGGCCCGAAAAAATTAAAAATTTACTACCCGAAGATGCAACGAACATCATCTTGACCAAAGTTTTAGACGATAAGAGAACTATAATTATAAAATAA
- a CDS encoding alanine dehydrogenase yields MNFPISPFSKHQLIPQEETLEILKQKGELFIGIPKEISYQEKRVCLTPDAVNALTTHGHRVLIESNAGEGAKFSDKQYSDAGAEITNDTKKVFSCPIILKVEPPTIEELSYTNPQTILISALQLKTQNKKYFEELAKKRITAISFEYIKDEDGNYPAVRSLSEIAGTASVLIASELLTNANQGNGLMFGNISGVPPVEVVILGAGTVGEFAARSALGLGASLKVFDNSISKLRSLQTNVGSPLYTSTLQPKNLIKALKRCDVLIGAVRGINRAPIVVSETMVENMKPGAVIIDVSIDMGGCIETSEVTTHGKPTFIKHEVIHYCVPNIPSRYSRTASVSISNIFTPYLLKIGEDGGLENSIRFDRGLRNGLYFYHGILTNKTIAEWFDLSYRDINLLIF; encoded by the coding sequence ATGAATTTTCCGATATCTCCTTTTTCAAAACATCAACTTATTCCGCAGGAAGAAACTCTTGAAATATTAAAACAAAAGGGAGAACTCTTTATTGGAATCCCAAAAGAGATATCATATCAGGAAAAGCGCGTATGCCTGACCCCTGATGCCGTTAACGCTTTAACGACCCATGGTCATCGGGTGCTAATTGAGTCAAATGCCGGAGAAGGAGCAAAATTTTCTGATAAGCAGTATAGTGATGCAGGTGCTGAAATAACCAATGATACTAAAAAGGTCTTTTCTTGCCCGATCATATTAAAAGTCGAACCTCCTACAATCGAAGAGCTTAGTTACACCAATCCTCAGACCATCCTTATTTCTGCACTGCAGCTCAAAACGCAAAACAAAAAATATTTTGAAGAACTCGCTAAAAAAAGAATCACCGCGATATCTTTTGAATACATTAAAGATGAAGACGGAAACTACCCCGCAGTAAGGTCTTTAAGTGAAATAGCAGGAACAGCATCTGTGCTCATCGCTTCTGAACTGCTAACGAATGCTAATCAGGGAAACGGCTTAATGTTCGGTAACATTAGCGGTGTACCCCCGGTAGAAGTGGTAATCCTGGGAGCGGGGACTGTCGGTGAATTTGCAGCGCGTTCAGCGCTCGGGCTGGGAGCTTCTCTAAAAGTTTTTGATAATTCGATCTCAAAACTGAGAAGTTTGCAAACCAACGTCGGAAGTCCGCTATACACCTCTACCCTTCAACCCAAAAATTTAATCAAAGCCCTAAAGCGATGCGATGTGCTGATCGGTGCCGTAAGAGGGATCAACAGAGCTCCTATTGTTGTTTCGGAAACCATGGTTGAAAACATGAAACCGGGAGCTGTTATTATTGATGTCAGTATCGATATGGGGGGGTGTATCGAGACCAGTGAGGTAACAACACATGGCAAACCGACTTTTATCAAACATGAGGTTATTCATTATTGTGTACCTAACATACCTTCCAGGTATTCCAGAACTGCTTCGGTTTCAATAAGTAATATCTTTACTCCGTATCTTCTAAAGATCGGCGAAGACGGAGGATTAGAAAATTCCATACGATTTGACAGAGGTTTGCGTAATGGTTTGTATTTTTACCACGGAATTTTAACCAACAAGACCATTGCTGAGTGGTTTGACCTCTCATACCGGGATATTAACTTATTGATTTTCTAA
- a CDS encoding DUF4258 domain-containing protein, giving the protein MPFLKRFGFYLIGLSLGIVFLAFFFKEKRTEFCYLPNCRVLKDIRSKEITFSDELQRIIEDKSISKAYFDAILIDGDVLFKKSDTKSKPCKTYIIEGNIQDKTVEITVLNCKTKAEISSLEYKN; this is encoded by the coding sequence ATGCCATTTTTAAAACGTTTTGGGTTCTATCTGATAGGACTCTCTCTGGGGATTGTTTTCCTTGCTTTTTTCTTTAAAGAAAAGCGTACTGAATTTTGTTATTTGCCAAACTGCAGAGTGCTGAAAGATATCAGGTCGAAGGAAATAACATTCTCTGACGAACTTCAAAGAATCATCGAAGACAAATCCATCTCAAAAGCTTATTTCGATGCTATTCTAATCGATGGAGATGTTTTATTCAAAAAAAGCGACACAAAATCGAAACCGTGCAAAACCTATATTATTGAAGGTAACATTCAAGATAAAACTGTGGAAATAACAGTCTTGAACTGCAAGACCAAAGCAGAAATTTCAAGCCTGGAATACAAAAACTAA